Proteins from a genomic interval of Pirellulales bacterium:
- a CDS encoding glucose-1-phosphate adenylyltransferase — protein HVIRSLLGNNVRVNSYARVEDSIVFEGVDIGRHAKIRRAIIDKGVSIPQGIEIGYDLEQDRARGFSISDSGVIVIAKADGVEHFLEPEAAQR, from the coding sequence CCACGTGATCCGTTCGCTGCTGGGCAACAACGTCCGCGTCAACAGCTATGCCCGGGTCGAAGACTCGATCGTCTTCGAGGGGGTCGACATCGGCCGGCATGCCAAGATTCGCCGCGCGATCATCGACAAGGGCGTGAGCATTCCGCAGGGCATCGAGATCGGTTACGACCTCGAACAAGACCGGGCCCGGGGATTCTCGATCAGCGACTCGGGCGTGATCGTGATCGCCAAGGCCGACGGGGTCGAGCACTTCCTCGAACCGGAAGCGGCGCAGCGCTAG